One region of Quercus lobata isolate SW786 chromosome 2, ValleyOak3.0 Primary Assembly, whole genome shotgun sequence genomic DNA includes:
- the LOC115976860 gene encoding uncharacterized protein LOC115976860 isoform X2 produces MVVQFRERGLMRLRSKLSPLIATMSLSESALVVQCGGRQGEPKERRREGLERDIFGDDRKGLKLQPWRFKWQGCLFQQIFWRSSSFLRNVANNQFNGWIPQTIISIPNFIYDGNSFDNGPAPPLPPYTPPLGRSATNRIYSGSHAPSTHNSNGGSSNSDKGNLNL; encoded by the exons ATGGTGGTCCAATTTAGGGAGAGAGGGTTGATGAGGTTGAGGAGCAAACTATCGCCGTTGATAGCGACGATGAGCTTGAGTGAATCGGCCTTGGTGGTCCAATGTGGAGGGAGACAAGGAGAGCCcaaagagaggagaagagaaggTCTAGAGAGAGACATTTTTGGTGATGATCGAAAGGGCTTAAAGCTCCAGCCATGGAGGTTCAAATGGCAA GGATGTCTCTTTCAACAAATTTTCTGGAGATCTTCCAGTTTCCTTAG AAATGTTGCGAACAACCAATTCAATGGATGGATACCTCAAACTATTATTTCAATCCCTAATTTTAT ATATGATGGAAATTCATTTGACAATGGCCCTGCTCCTCCTTTGCCACCATATACTCCTCCTCTTGGAAGATCAGCTACTAATCGCATTTATTCTGGATCTCATGCACCATCGACACATAATTCTAATGGTGGATCATCTAATTCTGATAAGGGAAATTTAAACTTATAA
- the LOC115976860 gene encoding protein STRUBBELIG-RECEPTOR FAMILY 6-like isoform X3, which yields MEVQMGCLFQQIFWRSSSFLRNVANNQFNGWIPQTIISIPNFIYDGNSFDNGPAPPLPPYTPPLGRSATNRIYSGSHAPSTHNSNGGSSNSDKGNLNL from the exons ATGGAGGTTCAAATG GGATGTCTCTTTCAACAAATTTTCTGGAGATCTTCCAGTTTCCTTAG AAATGTTGCGAACAACCAATTCAATGGATGGATACCTCAAACTATTATTTCAATCCCTAATTTTAT ATATGATGGAAATTCATTTGACAATGGCCCTGCTCCTCCTTTGCCACCATATACTCCTCCTCTTGGAAGATCAGCTACTAATCGCATTTATTCTGGATCTCATGCACCATCGACACATAATTCTAATGGTGGATCATCTAATTCTGATAAGGGAAATTTAAACTTATAA
- the LOC115976860 gene encoding protein STRUBBELIG-RECEPTOR FAMILY 6-like isoform X1: MVVQFRERGLMRLRSKLSPLIATMSLSESALVVQCGGRQGEPKERRREGLERDIFGDDRKGLKLQPWRFKWDVSFNKFSGDLPVSLGLASYLSLLNVANNQFNGWIPQTIISIPNFIYDGNSFDNGPAPPLPPYTPPLGRSATNRIYSGSHAPSTHNSNGGSSNSDKGNLNL, translated from the exons ATGGTGGTCCAATTTAGGGAGAGAGGGTTGATGAGGTTGAGGAGCAAACTATCGCCGTTGATAGCGACGATGAGCTTGAGTGAATCGGCCTTGGTGGTCCAATGTGGAGGGAGACAAGGAGAGCCcaaagagaggagaagagaaggTCTAGAGAGAGACATTTTTGGTGATGATCGAAAGGGCTTAAAGCTCCAGCCATGGAGGTTCAAATG GGATGTCTCTTTCAACAAATTTTCTGGAGATCTTCCAGTTTCCTTAGGTTTGGCATCCTATCTTTCTTTGTT AAATGTTGCGAACAACCAATTCAATGGATGGATACCTCAAACTATTATTTCAATCCCTAATTTTAT ATATGATGGAAATTCATTTGACAATGGCCCTGCTCCTCCTTTGCCACCATATACTCCTCCTCTTGGAAGATCAGCTACTAATCGCATTTATTCTGGATCTCATGCACCATCGACACATAATTCTAATGGTGGATCATCTAATTCTGATAAGGGAAATTTAAACTTATAA